One part of the Glycine soja cultivar W05 chromosome 11, ASM419377v2, whole genome shotgun sequence genome encodes these proteins:
- the LOC114375419 gene encoding zinc finger protein 1-like gives MDLIWPESRPSENLKIPFLETPPPCSKPPVPSMDTQKEKKEDNEHPHESASDLVLDLSLPSKHSGGDGESKPELNLINCIDTNLSMNSSESSHGHGDELEPRIFSCNYCQRKFYSSQALGGHQNAHKRERTLVKRGHKAGAAVSIDFARRYSSMASLPLHGSYNRSSLGIQAHSMISKPSYQSPFFGLSRSHAQKRPMFSQPPIGTESESSLTGGIPVPRLGNFSPRLVPEGLGGYWLDSVNHLKTKQEELHKLDLSLKL, from the coding sequence ATGGACCTTATATGGCCAGAGTCACGTCCATCTGAAAATCTGAAGATCCCATTTTTAGAGACTCCACCTCCATGCTCAAAGCCGCCAGTACCTTCCATGGATACccagaaggagaagaaggaggaCAATGAACACCCCCATGAGTCTGCTTCAGACCTTGTACTGGATCTAAGTCTCCCTAGTAAACATTCAGGTGGTGATGGTGAGTCAAAGCCAGAACTCAACCTCATCAACTGTATCGATACAAATTTGTCCATGAACTCCTCAGAATCAAGTCATGGACATGGTGATGAATTGGAGCCCCGGATATTCTCATGCAACTACTGTCAAAGGAAGTTTTATAGCTCGCAGGCACTTGGGGGACACCAGAATGCGCATAAGCGTGAAAGAACATTGGTCAAAAGAGGACACAAAGCTGGTGCTGCAGTTTCCATAGATTTTGCACGGAGGTACTCCAGCATGGCTTCTTTGCCTTTGCATGGTTCCTATAACAGGTCATCACTCGGAATTCAGGCGCATTCTATGATCAGCAAACCCTCTTATCAATCACCCTTTTTTGGTTTGTCCCGTTCTCATGCTCAGAAGCGGCCTATGTTCTCACAACCGCCAATTGGGACAGAAAGTGAATCTTCTTTGACTGGTGGCATCCCAGTCCCACGGTTAGGGAATTTTTCTCCGAGGCTGGTGCCAGAGGGACTCGGAGGTTACTGGTTGGATAGTGTTAACCATTTGAAGACTAAACAAGAGGAGTTGCACAAGCTTGACTTGTCCCTCAAACTCTAA